The proteins below are encoded in one region of Triticum aestivum cultivar Chinese Spring chromosome 1B, IWGSC CS RefSeq v2.1, whole genome shotgun sequence:
- the LOC123103671 gene encoding phosphoinositide phosphatase SAC7, with protein sequence MDAPKDASPSPKLHTRLRVWEFADRYVFEPVDGLADLFLSISRTNGSMNLVQELPPRGPSANPKVRIVFGVVGVLKLAVGSCCLVITDRDCVGSYMGHAVFKVTGLKFLPCTTASLAEQKKMESEFSDLLDAAERSIGLYFSYEANLTLTLQRLYDLGDTFKALPLWKQAERRFMWNGYLLEPLIENKLDQYLLPVIQGSFQNIHAEVGSDKVVVTMIARRCTRRIGTRCWRRGADPEGYAANFVESEQIMQTKGYTASYVQVRGSMPFLWEQIVDLTYKPSFDIVRVEEAARVLERHYHDLQKKYGAVVGIDLVNTTGGEGRLYERYAKSIEPILSEDIRFIHFDFHKICGHIHFERLSQLYDQIEDYLKKHKYFLLDDQGKKMAGQTGTVRTNCVDCLDRTNVTQSMVGRKTLESQLQQLGVLGGNDTISNHPAFDADYKVLWANHGDAISTQYSGTPALKGDFVRYGKRTTQGILNDLWNALARYYFNNFADGTKQDAMDLLQGHYVSSVSRDAAVPSRPGVMQSFRAAFALIFCAAMFMLMSLRQARNDLRHLVVALVWAGLCVGIALYVKRNGRKFCNRPRFYLSRN encoded by the exons ATGGATGCGCCAAAGGATGCATCTCCGTCGCCGAAACTGCACACGAGGCTGAGGGTGTGGGAGTTTGCAGACCGTTATGTGTTTGAACCGGTTGATGGCCTTGCCGACCTCTTCCTCTCAATAAGCCGGACCAATGGGTCTATGAACCTAGTGCAGGAGCTGCCACCGCGCGGCCCCTCGGCAAATCCAAAAGTTAGGATAGTGTTTGGTGTGGTAGGAGTGCTCAAACTTGCAGTTGGATCATGCTGTCTGGTCATCACTGACCGCGATTGCGTCGGCTCCTACATGGGGCATGCTGTTTTCAAAGTTACAGGACTAAAATTTCTGCCCTGCACTACCGCTTCTTTGGCCGAGCAG AAAAAGATGGAGAGCGAATTTTCAGACCTCCTGGATGCTGCAGAGAGGAGTATAGGCCTGTACTTCTCCTATGAGGCCAACTTGACACTTAC TTTACAGAGGCTATATGATCTCGGGGACACGTTCAAAGCACTTCCACTTTGGAAACAG GCAGAACGTAGATTTATGTGGAATGGTTACTTGTTGGAGCCTCTCATTGAGAACAAA CTGGACCAATACTTATTACCGGTCATTCAAGGAA GCTTTCAGAATATACATGCAGAAGTTGGATCAGATAAAGTAGTAGTAACCATGATTGCACGCAGGTGCACAAGAAGGATAG GTACACGCTGTTGGAGACGGGGTGCTGATCCAGAGGGCTATGCAGCAAATTTTGTTGAATCAGAGCAGATAATGCAAACAAAAGGATATACAGCATCCTATGTACAA GTTCGAGGTTCTATGCCTTTTTTGTGGGAGCAGATAGTTGATTTGACATATAAACCTAGTTTTGACATTGTTAGAGTGGAGGAGGCG gctCGTGTGCTTGAGCGACACTATCATGATTTACAAAAGAAATATGGAGCTGTGGTGGGTATTGATCTTGTCAATACA ACTGGTGGTGAAGGCCGCCTCTATGAAAGATATGCAAAATCGATTGAGCCTATTCTCAGTGAAGATATAAG ATTCATACATTTCGACTTCCATAAGATATGTGGTCATATTCATTTTGAGCGCCTTTCACAGTTGTATGATCAAATTGAAGATTATCTTAAGAAGCATAA GTACTTCCTTTTGGATGATCAAGGCAAGAAAATGGCGGGGCAGACTGGCACTGTCAGAACAAATTGTGTCGATTGCTTAGATCGTACCAATGTAACTCAG AGCATGGTTGGAAGAAAAACTCTCGAAAGCCAGCTCCAACAACTAGGTGTTCTTGGTGGTAACGATACAATCAGCAATCACCCAGCTTTTGATGCAGATTACAAAGTTT TGTGGGCAAATCATGGAGATGCAATAAGCACTCAGTACTCTGGTACTCCTGCTCTGAAGGGAGACTTTGTCCG GTATGGGAAACGGACTACTCAGGGAATTCTAAATGATCTGTGGAATGCACTTGCTAGATACTACTTTAACAACTTTGCAGATGGTACTAAGCAG GATGCCATGGACCTTCTTCAGGGACATTACGTATCATCAGTTAGTCGGGACGCCGCGGTTCCAAGCAGACCCGGAGTTATGCAG TCCTTCCGTGCTGCTTTTGCATTGATTTTTTGCGCTGCTATGTTCATGCTTATGTCTCTACGACAAG CCCGGAATGATCTTCGCCACTTGGTGGTAGCACTTGTGTGGGCCGGTCTGTGCGTTGGCATTGCACTATATGTCAAAAGGAACGGTAGGAAGTTCTGCAACCGGCCTCGTTTTTACCTGTCACGCAATTGA